TACATATATTTATAGACACAATGATTTTATTAACATACACCATGTCTATAAAACTATATAATATCAATGTAAAAACTATGATACTTGCATATATAACTACTGTAGTTTCAATTACTTTACTATTTTTATTAATTATATAGATTAAGTTAGATAAGTTCATTATAGTTAATGTTATATTGAATGGAATAAATTTATAATCTATATCATATATAGATCCAACACCTGATAAAACTATAATAGCTAAACTACTTATTTTTAAAATTTTAAGTAAAGTATTTTGCTCTACCCCTTCCTCATCATATGATACTGTATATAAAAATATCCAAAGTAATGTAGTTCTTAATAAGTTGATTGCTTTACAATAATAATACTTATTTAAAATAGCAATTATTATAAAAACTAAATTTAGAAAAAGTATTACCTTATATTCTTTAATAAACATTTTAATCTTTAGTAATTTATCTTCCTGGCTAATTACTTTTGTCTCCATAATCCTCCCCACTTTTTTGATTTAGTTATACATATAATATCAAATTATTTTCAAAAAATTTGTCATTTTCTAGTGTTAAAAATAAATAATTTACATATATAATTTAATTTTAATTATTAAAAAAGCTTAAAAAATATACTAAATGTATATTTCTTAAGCTTAACATAATAATATTTATAAGTTTTGATATAGTTAATTTTAGTTGTATACACATATTTAAATTAAATAATTTTACTAAACATCTACTTATATTTTATTTCGTTTTTTCATTTGTATTGTTATTTACATTTATACCTAATTTTTTATTCATTTCATCAATCATTTTTGTAAATTCACTTTTACTTTCATCTTTAATTTTAACACTTTCATCAACTAATTTTATATATTCTTCTTGTGTTTTTGACACTGCATCTTTTGGAATTTCATCTAGTTTTTTTAATTTGGCATCTATATTAGCTATAGTTTTTTCACCTTCTGCTATTAAGCTCTCATTCATTTTTTTAATATTAGTATCATCTGTTTTTATATCATTTTTTAATGAATTTACAAATGCTTGTGTTTTTTCTTTACTTGTTTTATAAGCCATTTTTACATTTTCTAAATATTTTTCATTTCCTGGATATTCATTAGTAGTATAATATTCTGTCACTTTTTCTGGAGTTAGATACATTTGATAGTCTTTAAGTCCAGTTTCGTAATCTCCGTAAACTTTAGAATATTTATTTAGATATTCTTTATCTACAACTTTAGTTTCTTCTGTAGTAGGTGTTTCTACTTTTTTTTCTTCAACAGTTTTAGTTTTGCTAGTACACCCAGTCATACCAAGTATTAATGCTAATGATAGTCCTGTCGTTGTGATTTTTTTTAAATTCATAGCCATCCTCCTATTTTTGTATGTATTTTATGTGTATACATAAAATAAAATTAAGTAAATTACTATATTATTATTTGTATATTTTAAAATTTTATTACATTTTTTAATCCCCTTATTGATATTGATTGTCATTTGTATTATAATCACATTAATATTAATAATCATTTTCAATAAGGAGTTGTCATTATGAAATGCTATGCATGCGAAAATAAATTAAATTCATCATATATAAATTGGTTACTAGAACTATTAGGTCCTGTTCTTATGGGATCTAAGCCTTGTGAAATATTATCTATACCTGTATTTGATAACGATAAAGAATATAAATTATCTGAAATAAAAAAACACTTTAAACTTTGTTCAAAGATTGATTTTATAATAATTGATAAAGAAAAAAAAGGATTGAAAATTTTATTTATTAATAAAACATCTTTGAGCAGCCAACTAGAGAATGTTAAAATTCAAAATTTTTTAAAATACCTAGATTATCCAAGTCCAAATGATTTAGATAGCTGTTTAAATCATTTAATAGAAAAATTATATTCAGATGAGTTTCCTGATGAGATAGGTATTTTTTTAGGATACCCACTAAAAGATGTAGTTGGATTTATGGGATACGGTAATTATGAATTCCAATCAACTAAATATTGGAGAGTTTATGGAGATCCAAAGCCCTCAGAAGACTTATATTCTAAATTTTTAAGTCATCGAAAAAATATTAGGAATTTACTAAATAGCTATAGTGCAAAATTTATACTTTCTAATTTTTAATAAGCCTATTAACCATTAAAATAAATAAAAAAGATATTTACAGTTATTTTACTTCCTGTAAATATCTTTTTTAGATTTTATGGAATTATCTATTATAGCGAATGATTTGTCCTGCCATAAAATTTTCACATATGTCTTTTATTATTTCTGACATAAAGCATCCCCCCACTTTTGAACCTAATAACAAATCAATACATATTTCTACATTTCCACTATAAAATCCTTTTTTATGTTAATTTTTTTTAATTTTGCTTGTTTTATGTTAATTTTTTTTAATTACATTTACTATATCCACATTGTAAGCATATCCCACATCCGCCGGTTGGAATTATCGATTCATTTCCACATTCAGGACATACAAAACTTTCAACTTCATTTTCTTCAGTAGTTATAGCTAATTCATTTTCTATATTTTTTTCTTCATACATATTTTCTTTTTTAGTATTTTTAGGCTTTTCATTCAAAAGTACTCCGCCTCTTTGGCATCCATCTCTATATATAGTTATTCCTTTCAAATTATTTTTCCATGCATCCATATATATATCATATACATCTTCTACTGTTGATTCATATGGTATATTTATTGTAGATGAAATGGAAGCATCTATATGTTTTTGCCATGCTTTTTGCATTTTGATTCTGTCTTCTGCTTTTAGGTTCATTGCTGTTACGAAAATGTCAGATAAATCTTCCTCATTATCTATACTATTTATATCCATATACTCCTTTACAATAGGTGTATAAACTTTATAATATACATCTTCATTGTGCAAACTTTCTGTCTTCCTTATATATGATAAGTTGAACATCGGCTCTATTCCCCCACTTATACCTAACATCGTTGATATAGAACCTGTTGGTGGTATGGTTAGTAATTGTGAGTTTCTAATGCCATATGTTTTTACTAAATCAGCTGTATCCTTGTCAATATTTTCTTTAAAGAATCTTGACTTCATTATAGCCTCTTCATTATACATTTCATATACTCCATAGTCTTTAGCTAATAATGCAGATTGTTTAACTGCTTCGTTTAACATTATTTTTGATAGTTTTTCACAAAGTTTTATAGATTTTTCACTTCCATATCTTATATTTAATTTTATAAGCATATCAGCTATTCCCATAACACCTAGTCCAATTTGTCTATACTTAGATACTGTTTCTTTTTGAATGCCTAATGGATGTAATGGTAACCCTTCTTCTAATACTTCATTTAAACCTATTACACAATCAGATACACACGCTCTAAATTTTTTAATATCAAAAATAGCATTTTCTGTAAATGGCTCTACTATAAATTCAGCTAAATTTATAGAACCAAGTAAGCAACTCCCACCTGCTGGAAGTGGTTCTTCTGCACATGGATTTACACCTGCATATTTAAAGTTTTTATCTTCACTTAATAAATGATTTTTTTCTATATTGTCCCAAAACAATATACCAGGCTCCGCAAAATCCCAATTATTCTTTATAAGCTTCATAAATAACTTATAAGCATCAACTTTTTTAGTTATTACTTCTTTTGTTTCTTGTATTTCAAATTTACATTCATATGTTTCTTTATTTTCAACAGCATTCATAAATCTATCATTAATTCTTACTGAAATATTAGCTTTCGTAACCTTATCTAAGTCTGTCTTTATATCTATAAAGTCTTCTATATCTGGATGGTTTACATCCATAGATATCATTAAAGCCCCACGTCTTCCTCTTTGTCCAATAAGACCTGTAGTCATTGAATAAAGATCCATAAATGAAACAGCTCCAGTTGTAGTTTTAGCCGAGTTGTGTACCTTAGAACCTCTAGGTCTTAAGTTAGATATATCAATTCCAACTCCACCACCATAGCTGAAAGTTCTCGCAAGATACTTAGCTGTATCAAATATTGATTCTATATTATCATTAGGTGGTTGTAAAACATAACAGTTTGAATAAGTTACTTTTATTCCATCTTTAGATAATCCTCTATTTGCTAATATTCTACCTGCGAATAAAAATTTTCTTTCTCTTATTAACTTTTCTATTTTTTTATTTGCTCCTGAAACTCTTACTAACCATTCATTAAAGTTTTCATGGTTATATTGGTACTTATTGTTCCAAATTGATTTTTGTAACTGGTCCATTTGCCATTTGGACTTTCTTATATCTGATCTTTTTTCTCTATATAATATATATTTTTTAGCAACATCTTTTCTATTTGATTCCATAAGTAGTAATTCTACATTATCTTGAATTTCTTCTACACTTATATTTTCATTTGAAGACAGTACTCTATCTTCAATTTTAATAGCTATATTTTTTGCTAATTTTTCATCTATTCCATATTTGCTATTTATTGTTGACTTATATATAGCATTTATTATTTTATTTTTATCAAAATTCTCTTTGCTTCCATCCCTTTTTATTATTTTCATAAAAGTTGTACGCTCCCATTCTTTATCTTGTAATACTATTTTTTTATACCCATTTTTATTTTTTTAACACAATATATTGAATGTTTTTCTATCCTTCTTCTATATATTGTGTTTTCATAAAGTATTTATTCAAAATAAAAATCTATCATTTATAAACATATATTTTTATTTTTAATACTAAAATCGTTAATTAACTTATCTCTTATAACTATATTTTTACTAAATTTTGAAAAAATTTTAATTTTTTTCATTTATTATTAACTTAGTACTTGATTTTATTTTTTATATAAGTTATACTTAATAAACAAGCTTAGATAATAAGCTTGCATTTTTTTTAATATATGGAGGTTTTTTCTCATGAAAAACGGAATAGTAAAATGGTTTAACAGCGAAAAAGGATTTGGATTCATATCTGTAGAAGGTGGAGATGACGTATTCGTACATTTCTCAGCTATACAAGGTGACGGATTCAAAACTTTAGAAGAAGGACAAGAAGTTAGCTTCGAAATAGTTGAAGGAAACAGAGGTCCTCAAGCTGCAAATGTAAATAGAATATAATTATTATTTTTAATATTAATATATATATTTTTATTTCAAAAAAAGAAGCTTTCAAGCTTCTTTTTTTGTTGTTTTATTCTATTTATTTTCTAATTTATATTTAAATTTGATACTTAATTTAAATTTTCTATATTGTATTTAGGAGCCTTCTCAAACTTAATTTTGCCTTTTTCCTCAACTATAGCCTTCGGTATTATTTTATCTATCCCTATTTTTGATGTTATTTCATCTACTTTTAATACATCATTTAAATCTTTTAATATAGCTTGAATCGGATAAAATTTATGAACTATTTCAGGGCTATATATTAAAAAAGAACTTGAAATCAAAAATATAATTCCTATTACTATTTTATTTTTCCTTTGATTAATTCTTTTTTCTTCTTCTATATCTGATTGAGCTTGATCGATTGATTCTTTTACCCATAATTTCAAGTCTTTCGATGCCTTTATATTTTCTATTTTATTTTTATCTATATAAAAATCATCCATATATTTATCAATTTCTCTTATGCTTATATTATTATCTTTATTGTTCTTTTTCTTGTTCAATATCATCAACCTCCTTTAATAATTTTTTCATATCCAGTATTCCTTTTTTTAAATTAATTTTTATTTCATTAATAGTAATTTCTAATATATTTGATATTTCTTCTAGCTTTAATCTTTCTATATATCTTAGGATTATTACATCTTTATATTTATTTTCTAATTCATCTATTGCATTATATAAATTTATTTTAGTATCTATCATATCCCCAATTATAAACTCTTTTATATAAGAGTTTTTACTATGCTCTAGGTCTATCATACCGTGCTTGCATAAAAAATCATTACATTCATTTATAAGAATTTTACTTATCCATCTTTTAAAATACTTAGGATCATTTAAAGTATGAATATTTTTATAAGCTTTATAAATTGTTTCTTGTATAATCTCTTTTACATCTTCTTCATACTTACATCTTATATAAGCTTCTCTATACAATCTATCAGAATATTTATCTATTAAATTTTCAAATGACTGCCTGTCTCCATTAATTGCTCTTTTTACTGTTACTATATCTTCCATTATTTCTCCTTACTATATTTTAATTTTCGTTTATTAACATAATATGGATCGCTCTATTATTATTTATTTCGATATAATATTTTAACATATTTAGCTATATAAAACCTATATATTAAAAATTTATAGTTATAAATTTTTAATATAAGAATAAGTATTGTTCTATTCTTATATTATTCATTAAATTTAAGGTTTAAATATTGTAACCTTTATTTTTTATTATTAATCATTATAGATATGTTGTCCTAATATAATATATAGTCATAAATATTTTATTTTAAAGGGGTGTTGTTAAATGAAAAAAGGTTCGAAAAACTTCTTAATAACATTTTCTATGATTTGTGTAATATTTGTACCAGCTATTGCTACATACTCCTTTGCTACTAAGTCTTCAACAAAGGAAGTTAAATTAAAAGAAACAAAAAAAATTAATAAAAATGTAGCTATGATAAACGATCTTAATAAAAGTGATCTGTCTGAAATAGAAAAACAGATTAATAAAATTCAAATTTCCTATTATGGTATAGATAAAGATTTTCACAAAATAGATTATAATAATATATTCAAAAAATGTGTTATTATGGGAGATTCTCAAGTGGAGGGATTAGCAGTTTATAATTTTTTTAATTATAATTCTATTATCGCAAAAAAAGGATCAAATTTAGTAAATTCAAAGTCTAAATGCCAAATATTAAAAGATACAAAACCTTCAAAAGTTTTTATGTTATATGGCCTAAATGATATGATTATCTATAAAGATAATGTAGATGAATTTATTAAAAATTATAAATATTTAGTAATAGAAGTGAAAAAATCACTGCCTAAATCTGAAATTTTTATAAATTCTATACTTCCTGTTCAAGAACAGGTAAAAGATAAAAATTCAATTTATAAAAATATAAATAAATATAATAAAGAATTAAAAAAAATGTGTTCAGAATTAAATATAACTTTTATTGATACATCTAATCTATTTCTTAATAATGATGAATTATATGAAAAAGACGGTATTCATTTAAAACCATTGTTTTATCCTGCATGGTTAGAACAATTAAAAAAACAAGCTAATTTATAATTAATTATTTCAAATTAAAAATCAATAGAAAAAGAGGTTTTTTATATGAATTTTACTAACATATCTTTTATTTTTATATTTTTACCTATAACATTAATCTTATATTATATATTTCCAAAAAGATTCAAAAACTTGATTTTGCTTATATCAAGTTTATTATTTTATTCGTTCGGAAAACCAATCTATATTTTATTAATGTTATTTACAACAGTATTTAATTATTATATGGGAATTTTTATAGATAAAAATAAGGAAAATAAATCAATAAGAAAAAAAATTTTTATATTTACTATAATAGTTGATATATCTATACTATTATTATTTAAATGCTACTCATTTTTAGTACATGATATATGTAGTTTATTACTCTTTGATATAACTTCAATAAACACACGCATACCTTTAGGTATATCATTTTATACGCTTTTATCAATTTCTTACATAATTGATATTTATAGAGGCAATGTTAAAATTCAAAAAAATTTTATCTCAATAGCTCTTTATATTTCATTACTTCCTATACTAATATTTGGACCTATTGTAAAGTATAAAGATATAGAGTACCAATTATTTAATAGAAATGAAAGTATAAATAAACTTGGCAAAGGGATTGAACTATTTTTAATGGGTCTCGCTAAGAAAGTATTAATTGCTGATAATATAGGCATACTTTGGAAAAATATTATTCATATAGATATCTCGAATTTATCAGTTGTTACTTCATGGGTTGGTATAGCAGCAGTGTCATTACATATTTATTTTAATATTAGTGCTTATTCTGATATGGCCATTGGTATTGGCAAAATGTTTGGTTTTGAAATTACTCCAAACTTTAATTATCCTTACATGTCTAAAAGTGTATGTGAATTTTTTAGAAGATGGTTTGTATCTTTAGGTAGCTGGTTTAAAGATTACATCTACATTCCCCTTGGTGGAAACAAAGTATCTTCAAAGAAACAATCTTTAAATATATTATTAGTATGGCTAATAGTAGGTATTTGGGCTGGTTGTAGCTTAAACTATTTATTTTTTGCAATATATTTTGCTACTATCATATTGCTAGAAAAGACAGTTTTAAAAAATAAATTAAAAACATTTCCAAAATTTATTTGCCATCTATATACATTGATTATTGTTTCAATTGGCTGGATGTTATTTAGTATGAATGATTTATCTTCTTGTTTTAGTTACATTAAAGTAATGTTATTTATGTCTGGTAATCCTATTTTCAATAATTCCTCTTTGTATTACACTTACACTAATTTTATTTTACTAATTATATCAATTATTTTATGTACTCCTTTTATTAGTAAAAAATTCTATAAGTTAAAACTTAGTGGATATGGTTTCCCAACGTTTATAAATATAGTAATATTTTTAATTTCTTTATCTTATTTAGTTAGCAGTATACCAGTAGATTCTAATTTTATAGGAAAAGAACTTTTTATAAAAGTTAAATCTAGTATTGATTTGATAGCTCTTAATAAAGATAATAATGATGTTTTCTTAGGTAAAGATGGATATCTTATAGAAAATTTTGTGCCTAATAATAATTATGAAATAAATAAAACTAGTGAAGCAATAAATAAATTTTCAATAAAAAACAAAAATTTAAATACTTACTTAGCGATAATACCAAATTCAGTTAGTATTTTAGAAAGTAAATTACCCAAGTATGCTCCAGTTAAAAATCAAAAATCTTATATTGATGAATTCGCAAAAAAATTAAATAAAAATACAAAATATATTAATACATTTGATGCTCTTAAGAAAGTATCTGATAAATATATTTATTATAAAACTGATAAACACTGGACCTCTTTGGGAGCCTATACTACCTTCTTAAAACTTCAAGAAGATATGTTATTAAGTTCTGATACTTATTATGATGTAAAAAAAGTTAGTAATAATTTTACAGGAAATTTATGCTCTCAAAGTGGATTTAGAAGCAATAATTCTGATGATATAAACATTTATCTACCTTCAAATACGAATACAGACTTTATTGTTAATTACTTAGATAATAAATCAAAAAAAACAACCCTTTATAATACTACTAAACTTGATTCTCAAGACAAATATTCAGTATTTTTAAATGGTGACCATCCTATAATTGAAATTAATACAACAACTAATACTCCTAGACAATTACTTTTAATTAAAGATTCTTATGCAAATTCAATGGTTCCTTATCTTCTCGAGTCTTATAGTAAAATTACAATTGTAGATCCAAAATATTATTCTAATAATTTATATGATTTAATTGATGATAATAAATTTACAGATGTACTATTCTTATACAATGCAAATACTTTTTTTAAAGATACACATTTAGTAGATTTACTAAATCTTAAATAAAACAATAAAAATCAAGGATATAATAAATTATTATATCCTTGCCTTTTTACATTTTTAAATATGAATTCAATAATCTACGAACTTATTTAATTCTTTACTTTATTTTTGTCTAAACATTTCTCTGGCTCAATATATATTACTTTCCATACTCCATTTTTATCTTTTTTATAATCAGCAATTTTTAAGTCTACTCCATTTGTTAGTTGATAAAAAAGTACATAATATTCATTATTATTTTTGTCTTTAAAATATGCTTTTTTCTCATATCCATCTTCTTCTATTTTAATATCTGAATCAATTAAAGAACACCATTCACCATATTCTATCTCTAAAAAAGATTTAGCATCATATGACCATCCATGATATGGAGCACATAAATAATTTTCATCATTATAAACCATATCTTTTATTTTATATGTATCTCCTAATTTTTCTAAATGTATATATCCATAGTAATATGCAAATAGTCCCTTATTCTCTTTTGATCCTTCAATCACTTCTATTTCTACAAAATATTTTATATCATTTGGATTATTTTTATCCCCTGGGGCTTTATTTAGCTTCACTAAATTAATATGTAATTTATTCTCAAATGACTTAACATATTTGTTATAGTCCATTTTTTTTCTATATCCATCGGTTAAAAAGTTATATGCGACTGGATAAGGACCTTTAGCATCACCAATAGTACCACATCCTGTGTTAGTATTATATAATGGATTTGCAGCTTCTCTTAAAACACTAAAATAATTTATAATTGTATCTTCTGGAGTTTTTAGCATATTATCATCAATTTTAACTTCATTTGGTTTATTTCCATACATTTCATATAGGGATTTTTCAATTCTATCATTTATTATTTTTGAACTAGATGGTCTAAAAAATCGTTCCAAACTATAATACTCTTCTTGGTTATCTACTTCCTTATCATTTTCTACACAAAACTCTTTTATGTGTTTCCCTCCCATAATTACAATCTCTGTACTTGACTGCTTCTTATCAAAGTACAAGCTTATACATATAACGCCTAATATAGCAGTGCATATTAACCTTTTCTTATTTTTTAGCATAACCTCTCACCCTTCATTATAAAACTTATTCTCTTAATCATTATATTGAACAAGTTATCTTTATATAATAAAAAGTTTTATGATAAATTAATTTAAGAGATTTTTTTATAATAAAAAACTCCAATAAGTCTAATTTAACTTACTAGAGTTTTTATTAATTATTTCTTAGGTTTTTTGTATACACTTCTATCCACGTACTCTTTCTTTATAACCTTTCCGTTAGAATCTTTATATATTCTATATGTATCTGCTGCGTCTCGTCCATTTATTTTAAATGTTTTTACATATATATCTAGGTTAGGTTTATCTCCTGAATTTCCATATATACTAGACGTTACAGTTCCATTTCCAACTGTAGTTTTTACAAATACAGGATGTGAATAAGGATTTTTAAATTTAAAATCTGTTCCCCCATCATTTACCATAGCATCTCTTCCTAGTGGTGCATAACTTGATGCTAATGAATGATTGGTTATTGATACTAGTTCCATTCCTGAACTTAAAACAGCATTATACAGTGTTGTAGATACCTGACAAACTCCTCCGCCTAAAGCATCTTGAAGTCCTCCATTTATTATAACAGGAGCTCCTTTATAACCATTGGATCTGTTTCTATCCCCAGTTAAATTATTATATGAATAAACTTCTCCTGGCATTAATAGTACATTACTACTTTTATATGCTGCCGTTCTTATATTGTGAACCCTACCAGATAATCCAGTCGAAAACTTCGTTGTATATTGACCTAGTAGTGCATTTACACTTTCAGCATCCTTAGTTGTTACTTTAGGTTGTTTTAGGTTAACTTCAAGATTTATGTCTCCATATTTCTTTTCTTTTATACTTTTTATAATATTTTCCTTAGTGGATGCTATATCTAATTCTTTTCCTACTTTAGATGGTGTTACACCTATGCCACCAGACACATATACTGTTGCATTTACCATTTCTACATTTATAGCCTTTGATACCGCTTGTATTTTATCACTAAGTTTTGCTTCATCATATGATGATTTTAACTCTATAATTTTATCATTGCTTTTAAGGCCAAAATATCTTTTTACATTTTCAAAATAGCTATCAGTTTTAGTGTAATTATAAGCTTCCTCTATAGTTTCTTCTACATTGTATTTTAAATTTATATCCTCTGGAGATATTTCATGATTAGTATTTTCATATATCAAATACATACTTTTGGGCTGTTTTTTATTACCTACTACTTCTAGCGCTTCATCTTTTGTCAAGTTTGATACATCTATGTTATCTATAAATATATGCTTTGCAATTTTATCATTATAAAGATGATTTGTATTGAAATGATTAATAATAATTCCTAGAAAAACAACTGCTGATATACAACCTATTACCCTATTTCTTTTTTTATTTTCTTTTAGGCTTTCTAGCCTGCCTTTCTTCTTTTGTGTACTTTTACTCATTACCCCCACCTCATTTTTAAGACTATCTAAATTATATGAGATTAAATTTTTTTAAACAACATTTATGTCAGATATGTAACTATATTGTTACATTTTAGCAAAATACACCTATTACTGGGTAGTGATCAGAATAATATACTTTATCTACCTTATAATTATCTACAATAATGTTGTAATCTAAAAATATATAATCTATTCTGGCGTTTGATTTTACAAATGTACATAAATCATTATTTTTTGTAACTATAGCCGCATCATAGAATGTATTTATATTAATATTTTTTTCATTAAAATCTCCACATATTATATTTTTACCAACTATCGTCTGTTTGTAATCTAATATTTCACTTATTTGTATTTTTCTTTCTTCTTTATCTAATCCAAGATGGGTATTTATGATATTAAACTTTCCTTGTAGCGAAAATACGTTTGTATATAAAAAACCTCTTTGTTCTTTTTTACTAGTTAAAAAAACGTGAGTATGATATTCTATTTCATTCTTTGCAAATGTACATATACCATACATCAAACTTGGTTTATTAACATTCATAGCAAATATACCATCCATCTTTAAATCCAACTTTAATTTTGCAAACTGTGGATACAAAACCTCTTGCAAGCAAATAACATCACAATCTAATTCTTTCAAATATTTACTTATCTTATTTAATGTAATTTTATCATTTCCATCCATACCTTTATGAATATTATAAGTTACCATTTTCATAGTTTTATCTCCTATAAATATACCTTAAATTTATATTATTTAAATTTTAATACTTATTTTAGTTATATAGTATAAAAAACCTAGCTTAGTTATAAATATCCCCTACCAAGCTAGGCTTTTCTAATAGATTTATATATTAACATTTTACTAATGTTTAATTTCTTTTTTTATACGAGTAAGTTTCCCTTGATTTACAACAAATACAAATCCTAATTTCTCATAGATTTCATTTAATTCCATTAAAGTCACTTCTCCATTTTTTAAATTTGCTAAAGTTATTTCTTTTACCTTTCTTGCTGAAATCATCATTAGTTACCACTCCTTTTTGAATTTGTTATACTCTATTATATTTTACCTTTATTTAAAATATGACTATTTTGTATTTATTAATCAT
Above is a genomic segment from Romboutsia lituseburensis containing:
- a CDS encoding VanW family protein; the protein is MSKSTQKKKGRLESLKENKKRNRVIGCISAVVFLGIIINHFNTNHLYNDKIAKHIFIDNIDVSNLTKDEALEVVGNKKQPKSMYLIYENTNHEISPEDINLKYNVEETIEEAYNYTKTDSYFENVKRYFGLKSNDKIIELKSSYDEAKLSDKIQAVSKAINVEMVNATVYVSGGIGVTPSKVGKELDIASTKENIIKSIKEKKYGDINLEVNLKQPKVTTKDAESVNALLGQYTTKFSTGLSGRVHNIRTAAYKSSNVLLMPGEVYSYNNLTGDRNRSNGYKGAPVIINGGLQDALGGGVCQVSTTLYNAVLSSGMELVSITNHSLASSYAPLGRDAMVNDGGTDFKFKNPYSHPVFVKTTVGNGTVTSSIYGNSGDKPNLDIYVKTFKINGRDAADTYRIYKDSNGKVIKKEYVDRSVYKKPKK
- a CDS encoding endonuclease/exonuclease/phosphatase family protein, whose translation is MKMVTYNIHKGMDGNDKITLNKISKYLKELDCDVICLQEVLYPQFAKLKLDLKMDGIFAMNVNKPSLMYGICTFAKNEIEYHTHVFLTSKKEQRGFLYTNVFSLQGKFNIINTHLGLDKEERKIQISEILDYKQTIVGKNIICGDFNEKNININTFYDAAIVTKNNDLCTFVKSNARIDYIFLDYNIIVDNYKVDKVYYSDHYPVIGVFC